A stretch of DNA from Bacillus sp. NP157:
TCTTGCCGCTGCGCTGGGAGAGCCAGTCCGCGTAGGCCTTGGCATCGTTCCACGAGACGTTGACCACCGGTAGCCGGTCGGCACCCGGCTTGCCGGCGTAGTCGTCCTGCCAGGTCGCCGACGCATCGTCGCGCAGGCCGCCGCTCTGTTCGTCATAGACGCTGCTGCCACCGAGCGTCTGCGACTGCGGCACGTAACCGCTGGAGCGTACGAAATCGCGGAACTGGCCGATGGTCACGGCGCTGCGCGACAGCGCGACACCCTTGGCGATCTCCACCTCGTGCGACGGCGCTTCGTTCGCGTCGTGCCCCGTTTCGCCATCGGGCGAACCCATCATGAACTTGCCGGTGGGGACTACGACCATCGCCGGCGCCTGCCCGGTCGAATCGACGAAGCGATCGGCGAACACCTGGCCGGGCTTGTAGCTGGCGTAGAGCTTCGCGTTGGTCACGCGCTCGTTGAAATCGTCGATGCCGGCCAGGTCGGGGCTTACCTGCTGGGCTTTCGCCGCAAGCTGCTGGGCCAGTTCCAGGTTGCCACCATCCAGCGCGGAACGGGCCTGGGCCAGCATGGCCGCGCCACTCTGGCGGCGCATGCCTTCGATCCGGCCGCGCGTGTCCTGCAAGGCTTGCGAGCCCGGCTCGATCGCCGCGGCTTCGGCCAGGGCGTTGTCGGCCGTCGTGAAATCGCTCTGGGCGACAGCCGCAAGGGCGCGATCGAGCACGACGTGCTGCACCTGGCCGATGCCCTGGATCGCCACCGCATTCTGCGGGTCGAGCTGGAGCACCTGCCGATACGTGTCCAGCGCACTGTCGCCATGCGGCTGGCTCGCCTTGCCGGCCTGCAACTGCGTTGCTGCCGTGGTCAGCAGCGGGCGCACCTTGTCGAGCACGGCCAGTTGCTGCAGCAGCGGCTGCGCGTCCTTCGCGCCGTTCGGCAAGGCTTTGAGCGCCGTCAGCGAGTCACGCGCGGCGTCGGCATCGCCCAGCGCGATGTCCTGTTCGATCTCCGCGGCCAGGCGCGCGCGGATCTCGTCCATGCCCGCAAGCGCGCGCTGGCTATCCTGCTTCTCTTTCAATGCCGTGGCATACAACGCCGCCGCGCTGTCCTTGCCACCCACGAGGCGATCGGCGGCGAGGGCCTTGTCGGCGCGATCCAGCAAGGCGCTGAACTCCGGCGTATCCGGCGTGGCCTGGGCAGGCAGTGCGGCTTCCGGCGTCTTGTCGCGACGCCGTGCGGCGATGACCGCCGCCGGGGCGAGTACCAACGGTGGCCCCGCATCGACCTCGGAGGCGACGGCTTGCGGCGCCGCCTGCGGACGCTGGTCGAACCCCATGGTGCCCGGCTGGCTGCGCGCGGGCGTGCGCGCGGCTTGCTGGCCCGGATCGACGTGCAGCAGTTGCGGGAAAAAGTGATAGAACAGGGCGAAAGCGAGCACGGCCACGCCAAGCGAACCGCCAATGGCGCGCTGTCGGCGGACGGTCTCGGTGTTCGGCATGGTGGGCGGTTCCGCGTGGGCCTGCTATCGTGCGGTGCCACCTTAGGGAATCGTGCGCTGCAGGGCAACACGTGACGCACGGCTCCGTTTACTTACAAGGACGCCCCATGTCATCGAGCGAACTCGCTCACGCCGCCCCCTGGATCGAACGCCGCGACGAGCTGGACGCCTGGCTCGCACCCGTTGCCGCCGGTGCCGTCGTCGGCCTCGACACGGAATTCATGCGACGGAACACCTTCTATCCGCAACTGGCGCTGTTGCAGCTGGCGCACGAAGGACGCTACGCGCTGATCGACCCGCTGGCCGTGCCGCTGGGCGAAAGCCTGCGCCCCGTATTCGCCGACGCACCGGTGGTCACCGTGATGCACAGCGCCGGTGAAGATCTCGAAGCCCTCGCACCGTTCCTGCCGGACGGCCCGCACACCCTGTTCGATACGCAGATCGCCGCGGCCTTCGTCGGCATGGGCCTGGGCATCAGCTATCGCGCCCTGGTCGCCGACCTGGTCGGTGCCGAGCTGGACAAGGGCGAGACCCGCAGCGACTGGCTGCAGCGCCCTCTCACCGATTCGCAGAAGCTCTACGCCACCCTCGACGTCGTCCACCTGCATCCGGTCCACGCCATCCTCACCGAGCGCCTCGCCGAACGCGGGCGCGAGGCGTGGCATGCCGAGGATTGCGCGCGGATGAAGCGTCGCGCGAGCCAGCGCGAAGGCGACCCGCAGCCGCAACGCGGGTTCAAACCGGCGGCCGACTGGCCGCGCGAACGCCAGGCCCTGCTCCGCCGCGTCCTGCGCTGGCGCGAGACCACCGCCCGCGCGCTGGACAAGCCGCGCTCGTGGCTGCTCGAAGACGCGCACGCCCTCGACCTCGCCGGCAAGCTGCCGGAGACGCTCGCGAAGCTGGAAGAACTGACCCGCGGCACGCGCTCCCTGCGCTCGGCCCAGCGCGAGGAACTGTTCGCCCTGCTGCGCCGGCCG
This window harbors:
- a CDS encoding SUMF1/EgtB/PvdO family nonheme iron enzyme; protein product: MPNTETVRRQRAIGGSLGVAVLAFALFYHFFPQLLHVDPGQQAARTPARSQPGTMGFDQRPQAAPQAVASEVDAGPPLVLAPAAVIAARRRDKTPEAALPAQATPDTPEFSALLDRADKALAADRLVGGKDSAAALYATALKEKQDSQRALAGMDEIRARLAAEIEQDIALGDADAARDSLTALKALPNGAKDAQPLLQQLAVLDKVRPLLTTAATQLQAGKASQPHGDSALDTYRQVLQLDPQNAVAIQGIGQVQHVVLDRALAAVAQSDFTTADNALAEAAAIEPGSQALQDTRGRIEGMRRQSGAAMLAQARSALDGGNLELAQQLAAKAQQVSPDLAGIDDFNERVTNAKLYASYKPGQVFADRFVDSTGQAPAMVVVPTGKFMMGSPDGETGHDANEAPSHEVEIAKGVALSRSAVTIGQFRDFVRSSGYVPQSQTLGGSSVYDEQSGGLRDDASATWQDDYAGKPGADRLPVVNVSWNDAKAYADWLSQRSGKTYRLPSEAEFEYALRAGSTTRYWWGDGTPSSHVENLTGANDRSGSGRRWSNAFNAYKDGYWGPAPVMSFTPNPFGLYDMGGNVSEWVADCWHDNYIRAPRSGEAWVNPGCGRRVIRGGSWGSAPDMVRSAYRQGATADLRSARVGFRVAREL
- the rnd gene encoding ribonuclease D, whose product is MSSSELAHAAPWIERRDELDAWLAPVAAGAVVGLDTEFMRRNTFYPQLALLQLAHEGRYALIDPLAVPLGESLRPVFADAPVVTVMHSAGEDLEALAPFLPDGPHTLFDTQIAAAFVGMGLGISYRALVADLVGAELDKGETRSDWLQRPLTDSQKLYATLDVVHLHPVHAILTERLAERGREAWHAEDCARMKRRASQREGDPQPQRGFKPAADWPRERQALLRRVLRWRETTARALDKPRSWLLEDAHALDLAGKLPETLAKLEELTRGTRSLRSAQREELFALLRRPVEADEIEATATIVGHPMGDAKRAINEMRSAVDTLAGHLDLPPGLLCSRRTMEEYVMSGGEWPEAMEGWRREVLFDRLSALLPH